In Carya illinoinensis cultivar Pawnee chromosome 10, C.illinoinensisPawnee_v1, whole genome shotgun sequence, one DNA window encodes the following:
- the LOC122279598 gene encoding probable methyltransferase PMT6 → MGGYALGSAFDSRSGRLIMVALLLMLGSFYTGTLFGNNAPIYVSQLPAKSSSVSSTGISEFTNVVALTNRKTPLLIPETGMNVCPLTFNEYIPCHDVSYVRNLLPNLDVSRKEELERHCPPPENRLFCLIPPPEDYKLSIKWPISRDYVWRSNVNHTHLAEVKGGQNWVHEKNQLWWFPGGGTHFKHGAAEYIQRLGNMITNKAGDLRSAGVVQVLDVGCGVASFSAYLLPLDIQTMSFAPKDGHENQIQFALERGISAMISALATKQLPYPSSSFEMVHCSRCRVDWHENDGILLKEVNRLLRSNGYFVYSAPPAYRKDKDYPLIWNKLVNLTSAMCWRLIAQKVQTAIWIKPENQTCLLESAEQKRLDICDAGDDTKPSWNMPLRNCVQVRSAQKKLQTLQTRADRLSVYSESLSRIDISEKEFTSDTLFWQDQVRRYWSLMNISKTDIRNIMDMNAFCGGFAVALNTMPVWVMNIVPISMKNTLSAIYERGLSGAFHDWCEPFSTYPRTYDLLHANHIFSHYENHGEGCLLEDIMLEMDRIIRPQGFIIIRDEEAMISRIRDVAPKFLWEVKSHPAENKEKKMETVLICRKIFWAII, encoded by the exons ATGGGTGGGTATGCGCTGGGTTCGGCGTTCGATTCGAGATCGGGGCGATTGATCATGGTGGCTCTGCTATTAATGTTGGGCTCCTTCTACACTGGCACCCTCTTCGGTAACAATGCCCCCATTTACGTCTCCCAGCTCCCGGCCAAGTCTTCTTCTGTTTCATCCACTG GCATTTCTGAATTTACGAACGTAGTTGCTCTCACTAATAGAAAAACACCACTTTTGATCCCTGAAACTGGGATGAATGTGTGCCCATTGACGTTCAATGAGTATATTCCCTGCCATGATGTTTCTTATGTGAGGAATTTGCTCCCTAATCTGGATGTTTCTAGGAAAGAGGAACTAGAGAGGCACTGCCCTCCACCTGAGAATCGATTGTTTTGCTTGATTCCACCACCAGAAGATTATAAGTTATCAATAAAATGGCCAATCAGCAGGGATTATGTCTGGCGAAGCAATGTGAATCATACACATCTTGCGGAAGTCAAGGGAGGACAAAATTGGGTGCATGAGAAGAATCAGCTCTGGTGGTTCCCAGGTGGTGGTACGCATTTCAAACATGGGGCAGCTGAGTATATTCAAAG GTTAGGAAATATGATTACAAACAAGGCAGGTGATCTTCGTTCGGCAGGGGTTGTTCAAGTTTTGGATGTTGGTTGTGGGGTTGCTAGCTTTTCTGCTTACCTCCTTCCCTTGGATATACAAACAATGTCTTTTGCTCCAAAAGATGGGCATGAGAATCAGATTCAATTTGCATTAGAGAGAGGAATTAGTGCAATGATTTCTGCTTTAGCCACAAAACAACTACCATATCCCAGTAGCTCCTTTGAGATGGTTCACTGTTCAAGGTGTCGTGTTGATTGGCATGAGAATG ATGGTATTTTACTCAAAGAAGTGAATCGCCTTCTGCGATCTAATGGGTACTTTGTCTATTCGGCTCCACCTGCATATAGAAAGGATAAAGATTATCCATTGATCTGGAATAAATTGGTAAATCTGACTTCGGCAATGTGCTGGAGACTCATTGCCCAAAAAGTTCAGACAGCAATCTGGATTAAACCAGAAAATCAGACATGCCTTCTGGAAAGTGCAGAGCAGAAGCGGTTGGACATATGCGATGCTGGTGATGATACTAAACCATCATGGAATATGCCCCTGAGGAACTGTGTACAAGTAAGAAGTGCACAAAAAAAACTTCAGACACTCCAGACTAGGGCAGATCGTCTTTCAGTATATTCAGAGAGTCTCAGTAGAATAG ATATTAGTGAAAAGGAATTTACTTCAGACACTCTGTTTTGGCAAGATCAAGTTCGCCGCTACTGGAGCTTAATGAATATCAGTAAGACAGATATACGAAATATAATGGACATGAATGCTTTCTGTGGTGGATTTGCTGTGGCTTTGAACACCATGCCTGTTTGGGTAATGAATATAGTTCCAATAAGCATGAAGAATACCTTGTCGGCTATTTATGAACGAGGACTAAGTGGTGCTTTCCATGATTG GTGTGAACCATTCTCAACTTATCCCCGCACATACGATCTGTTGCATGCCAACCATATCTTCTCTCACTATGAAAACCATGGAGAAGGCTGCTTATTGGAGGATATCATGCTGGAGATGGACCGTATAATCCGACCCCAG gggtttattattattagagacGAGGAAGCTATGATATCAAGGATCCGAGATGTAGCTCCCAAATTTCTATGGGAGGTTAAATCGCATCCAgcagaaaacaaagaaaagaagatggaaACAGTGTTAATTTGCAGAAAGATCTTTTGGGCCATCATCTAA
- the LOC122279527 gene encoding uncharacterized protein LOC122279527 — protein MDKSWMQLTDRLLSTQYAEGVQQFISQARNHAVGTNCARCPCRDCYNNIFLPIEEVETHLFINGINPNYHRWIFHGEEEILDVSDEDQTGPHSDEDDYIDDMEQMLGDIREATFMNTQSDNAGPSTQPPMTEANTSFSFDKLLDDARQPLYQGCKQFSKLSFIVKLLHIKTIGGWSIKSFDLLLNLLRSAFPNALLPRSYEESRSLQRGLGFNYHKIHACPNDCVLFWKENADKDECPKCKAPRWLADAQGNRLIPQKVLRHFPLMPRLQRIYMSTKISADMRWHKEQRATNDSVMRHLADSVVWNIFDKDHSWFAEDARNVRLGLASDGFNPFNNLAKPYSIWPPLVDELKELWENGVHTYDAYKKETFTLHAALIWTINGFPAYGNLSGWSTKGKLACPACNASTDSKWLKFGRKHN, from the exons atggacaaaagttggatgcaaCTGACTGATAGACTCTTGTCGACACAATATGCGGAAGGGGTCCAACAGTTTATCTCTCAAGCACGAAACCACGCAGTTGGAACTAACTGCGCTCGCTGTCCATGTCGGGATTGCTATAATAATATCTTCCTCCCTATAGAAGAGGTGGAAACACACTTGTTCATAAATGGGATTAATCCAAATTACCACCgttggatatttcatggggaggaagAAATCTTGGATGTCAGTGATGAGGACCAAACTGGGCCACATAGTGATGAAGATGACTATATTGATGACATGGAGCAGATGCTAGGTGACATTAGGGAAGCCACGTTCATGAATACACAATCAGACAACGCCGGACCTAGCACCCAACCACCTATGACTGAGGCAAACACTTCCTTCTCATTCGACAAGCTATTGGATGATGCCCGACAGCCACTTTACCAGGGGTGTAAACAGTTTTCGAAGCTCTCATTTATTGTGAAGCTGTTGCACATTAAAACTATCGGGGGTTGGTCAATAAAGTCATTTGACCTTCTCTTGAATTTGTTAAGGTCTGCATTTCCCAATGCTCTTTTGCCAAGATCATATGAAGAGTCGCGGTCACTTCAGCGGGGGTTGGGTTTCAATTACCACAAAATCCATGCTTGTCCTAATGATTGTGTActattttggaaggaaaatgccgaTAAGGATGAGTGTCCAAAATGCAAGGCCCCTAGGTGGTTGGCCGATGCACAAGGGAATCGTCTAATCCCTCAAAAGGTGTTGCGTCATTTCCCTTTGATGCCAAGGTTGCAACGTATCTATATGTCTACTAAGATATCCGctgatatgagatggcataaagagcaacGAGCTACAAATGATTCCGTCATGAGACATCTTGCTGATTCAGTTGTGTGGAACATATTCGACAAAGATCATAGTTGGTTTGCTGAAGATGCTCGTAATGTCAGGCTTGGTTTAGCAAGTGATGGCTTCAATCCTTTCAACAACCTTGCAAAACCTTATAGCATATGGCCT CCTTTGGTTGATGAGTTGAAAGAGCTTTGGGAGAATGGCGTGCATACATATGATGCCTACAAGAAGGAAACCTTCACTTTGCATGCGGCTTTAATCTGGACAATAAATGGGTTCCCTGCATATGGAAATCTGTCTGGATGGTCAACTAAAGGAAAATTGGCATGTCCCGCTTGCAATGCTAGTACAGATTCCAAGTGGTTGAAATTTGGCCGGAAGCACAACTAG